CACCGTGAAAAATAAATAGCTACTGATTATTTTCTGAGTCATCCATAACCAAATTAAGGCTTCAAAATAGAGTGTATATTATACACAAAATTCTTCTCTTTCTTGCTAATTTGCTTTTGGTCCAATGTGTTTGTGATCAAAACTACAACATGGAAGAGGCATGGTTGTCTGTTTAGTCATGCAACATACAATTCTGCTTTGCCATCAATGAACAGGCTCATGAACTCGTCTCCGTCGACAGTCTCCTTCTCGATGAGAAGTTGTGCCAGCTTGTGGAGGATATCGCTGTGCATGGTTATGATTTGCTTGGCCCTGGAATAAGCCCTCTCCACAAGCTCTCGCACCTCAGCATCAACCACATCAGCAGTTGCCATGGAATAATCTTTTTGAGTTGACATCTATCAAACAACACAATCATGCATGCCATCATCAGTACAAGCCTGGATATATAAAGATCTAGGAACATAAGCTGAAATGGCTACATGTTCAAATACCTGTTGACCCAGGAATGGATTTCCACCAGACCCACCTATGGCTACCTGTCCAATCTTTTTGCTGAATCCAAACCTCTCAACCATCTGTCTTGCCACTCGTGAAACCTGCATGAAGTCATTTGAAGCTCCTGTTGTGACATTCTCTTGTCCGAAGATCACCTCTTCTGCCACCCTGAAATGCAGCAAAAATACATGGTTGATGGATGTAGTGATGATGTACAAAAGAGTTGGAGAAGTTTAGCCGGGAATATCCTTGCTCTTCTTTCTAACCTTCCTCCGAGGGCAACAGCCATTTGGTTCTCTAGGTAACTTCTGCTGTAAAGTCCTGACTCGAGTCTCTCCTCGCTCGGGGCAAAGAATGTAAGACCACCAGCTTGACCTCGAGGAATAATGGAGATCTTGGCAACTGGATCATACTCGGGCATGAGTGCCCCCACAAGGGCATGTCCAGCCTCTGTAACAAAACATTGAAATATCATTTCATTTGAAACACATGGCAAACTGTAAAAGTTGAAGCTCAGTTAATGAGACactaaccatgatatgctaccagCTTCTTCTTCTCATCTGATACAACTGCGTTTTTCTTTTCAGGTCCTGCAATTATTCTCTCCAGAGCATCTGAAATTTCATCCTTGCTTATCTCCTTTAGGTCTCGTCTGGCTGCAAGAATAGCTGCTTCGTTCATCAGGTTTTGCAAGTCAGCTCCAGTGAAACCAGGGGTTCTTCtagcaattttctcaaaatctacATCCTTAGCAAGTGCTTTTCCTCTTGAATGAACCTATAAATAGAAAAGGCTTTTACACACACCATAACAGGAATCATTTACTAGCTACGATTAAATTCTGGGAAAATTGATATAAGAGATTAAATTACGTCTGCAACTTGTAGAATGGGCCCTAGTAACGGTAGAAGACCATTTCAAAATCATGAAGAAATTAATTAGTTATGCAGTATAAATATTCAGGTGCTTGAATTTTTTGCAATGGCACCTTGACTAGGCAGACTCATTCTTACAGATGTAAGATATGAACCTATTGAATAATTTTGATGAAAAACACGTTGGCAAATTTGTGTTTAGCTACAGTTAGCAGATCATTGATTCCATGTAACCCATACAACTTGCTGTCGGTAGTTGCAACATTGAAATTAAAATGACTGAACATAATCAAGAGACGAGAAAGGACAAGAATAGCCATTAAATTTAAACTAAAATTTAAGCTGAACCAAACCATCTGAAAAGAGGTGATTTGCAACACAATTTACACCTGAAACAGTAAATACGAATGGTTTTGCAATCCCTCATAGAGTCTCCATGTACTTTCCTTTTATCTTGTAAAAAATCCTCGCAATAGTAGTGTTTTATCTTCCAATTCACAGTTTGTCTCTTGCTTAATTTGCAGATGTTACTATGCTAGATGATTATTACTAATTTACTACCTCTCAATCCAAACCTCTTACCGTGCTTTCTTGATTTTATGTGTGCTGATCTAGTGAGCACAGGCTGTAAGTGCTTTTTGGGTTAATAGATTTACTCTTTTTTCTGGAAAAAGAATCCAAACCTCCTCAAGAGGGTAACCACTTTCCGTCACACAATTTGTAACAAAGTGGTCAAatgaaatattgatttaatatgcAAGTTATTTGAGGGCAACTTTGAAGTAGTAAAGCTTTCGCATCAAAGACATAACATAAATTGGTTGTCACTCGTACAAGGTATAATCTGATGATAACCTCATAAATTCCGCAATTGTCGTTTTGGACCATAGGCTTGGAAATACTTCATCCTGTATTACTTTTCAAACACGTGTTATCGCAGAGCAGTTTTGGAACACTTCATCCTTATTATTTTGCAACACAAAGATAGTTTAGGCAGCAGTTGCCTATCCTTGGATGGTAGTAGTCAAGCTAAAATAAAGGTTCTCAACAAAATCACATAGCTTGATCAAAGACTTATTGGAAGAAAAACCAATAATCTTAAATAACCGATTTCAAAGAATTAAAAACTACAAGTTAAAACTTCTTTAAATGGTTCAGACACTTTCTGCAGAACTTAACAAGAAGCCATattgtctcaactatttgggtcACCTACATGGATAATTCCTACCATTGAGCAAGGATGATCCAGCAAGAAAATAGTAATAGTGTGTGTCAAATGTAAAAAACTGCATCTTTGTTTAGCATTCAGCTATCTGTcatcatataatataaaataaacattCAAAAATCATCTTGATCATACTAAAGCGGACAACGGACTAAACCTAGATCCAGATGAAATTTTTTTCCAGTAATACATTAACCAATATTCAAGTACCAGAAGATGAAGATGAATGAAAAGCTCCGAGCAAGAACTTTGACATAAAAAGCACTTCATGAATTTGCACTGAAAATGGTAGCTGAAGCCTCATTATTGTGGATCACTAACAAGCTTAACAATTTTTATATCACATACTTTCATTAGAGCCTCCGATTCCATGAATTGATTTcaaatggcaaaaaaaaaaaaaatcaagtttgaCGAAGAAATCCTAATTTTAGCACAACTAAGCAACTCTAGGAAGCAAGATTTTATAATTTGTAATTAATTCAGAAGATCCATCGACTATGGAGCAAGATTTTAACATGCAATTAATTATGATGCTTCAAAAAATATGTTATGGAATCGGGTCATCGAACATCTACTTATTGTGGCACATGCACAACTTATCAAAATCTAAGCATCAACAAGCAAAAACATAAATATCAATAACCAAGAGGTATTTTATCAAACATCTACATAAATATCATTAACAATTAAAGAATTTATGAGTTAAGCTATCGCCAACAGACCTGCAGGATCTTCACTCTGCCAGCAACATCAGGTCTATCAACTGTGACCTGCCGATCAAACCTCCCAGGCCTCAGCAAAGCCGAATCCAGCACATCTGGCCTGTTAGTCGCTGCCAGTACTATCACTCCACTGTTCCCCGAGAACCCATCCATCTCCGTCAAGAGCTGATTGATAGTCTGCTCCCTCTCATCATTGCCACCGCCAAGCCCAGCTCCTCTCTGCCTTCCCACCGCATCAATTTCATCGATGAAAACAATGCACGGTGCCTTAGCCTTTGCTTTCTCAAACAGATCCCGGACCCTCGACGCCCCCACTCCCACAAATAGCTCCACGAACTCGGACGCTGCACACGAGAAGAACGGGACTCCGGCCTCTCCTGCCACCGCCCTCGCCAGCAGCGTCTTGCCGGTACCCGGCGGACCCACCAAGAGACAACCTTTAGGAATCTTCGCCCCCAAAGCCGTATACTTGTCCGGGTTCTTCAAGAAGTCCACCACTTCCTGCAACTCAAGTTTGGCCTGGTCGGCTCCGGCGACATCAGCGAAGGTGACACCGGTCTCCGGAACCTCCTGGAACTTAGATTTGGACCGGCCAAAGTCCATCGGCCCGCCAAGCCCACCCGGCCCGCCCCCAGGTCCCCCCTGGGACCGGCGGAAGAGGAAAAAGAGACCGGCAAAGGCGAGAAAGGGGAAGATCAGATTCCCGATGAAATTAAACAGCCCATTGCCGGCGTCCCCCTCCGAGACCGAGATGTCCACGCCGTTCATCGCCAGGATGTCGATCAGGTCGGGATCGTTGGGGACGATGACGGCGGCCCGGCGGCCATCGACAGCCGTGAGCTGAAGCACCCCGCCGTCCTTGCTGAAGCGGACGCGCTCGACCTTGCCCTTCTTGACGGCATCGAGGAACTCGCTGTAGCGCCACTGGGAGCCCTCGGGGAGGTCCGAGGACGTCTGCGGCCTGGGGGCCGTGAGGAGGGACTGGGCGAAGGGGTTGTCGGGCTTGGAGGCGGCATCGAACTGGACGGCGGGCGGCGAAGTGGGAGGCGGGACCGGGGCGACGTCCTCGGCGATGGCGACCGGAGGGAGGGAGGAAAGGAGGAAGGCGGCGGCCGCGGCAACGGAAGGGGACAGGGTGAGGCGGTTGTCGTTGCTATTCTTGTTGCGATCGAGGAGTGATCGAATGGAGTTGGTTCGtctcgggaggaggaggagggaagggtTGGGCGTGGATTTCGGACGGAGTCTGATGCCGAATAGAGTGGAGGTGAGGAGATGGCTTGCGGAAGCCATTGAAGCGAAGCAAATCCGTGTGGGAGTCTATCTCTACGGGGATCGATCGTCCTTATTGCGAGACGATTACTGTGGAGTTTGGGATGTGTTTAGGGGTTCGTCTACGTGGAGTCGATTGTGGCCAATCGTTTTGATATTTGGGGATTGGAGTGTCAATGAGACGACGGAATGAAAGAACAAAGAAAACGGTGCCAGTGAGGAAAACAACGGTAATTGTGCTGTGCCGTGAGCCACGTCGAGGCATTCGTTATGGCAGTTTCTTGTTTTAACTTGGAGTCATAGTCATTTCCAAGcagtaaattttatatatatatatatatatatatatatatgtatgtatgtatgtatgtatgtatgtatgtatgtatgtatgtatgtatgtatgtaatatggaattccataatttatatatgAGATCGTGATATGAGTGAATTTTTCAATAAATTTTGGCCGTTGTTACTTTtaatgaatgaaaaaaaaaaatccatgaatgACAGGTGTTATATTTTGATGGGATGTAATTCATAATATAGCATTAGCATTTAAGTATTTTCAATATAATATCCGAACCAAatgtgatttataaaaaaattatcaaacatcAATTTACATTAAAATATGCATTAAACCCTATCCAATAATTTAGTGAAGATGGGACCACTAGTTCACTTGGCCAAATGCTATGTATAGGAGCCCACCTAAGGCTATCGGATAACTCACTAATTTAATTGAGTTTGAATCATTAGCCTAAGTTAATAACAATAAACTCAATGTGAAATTAAATTTGAGGGATTGCATATGATTCTGTTGTGACACGTTGGAGAAGGTTGTGGAATTTGTTCGGGAACAAATTGATGAACTTGTGGGGTACtgttaggatttttttttaatctatttattaagtctgtttaatcCAGTTTTTTACTGTGTCTGTTTGATTTAGTTTGAGTCAGgtaaagatttatttaatatttatttattattaagagttcaagtctTTATGgaccctaggtggaactctataaatagtgatgtatccATTTttttcaatcaatcaatgaaatgttattccaataCGTGGACAAACTCTAATAAGtcaatcccctcaaagtgatcatccctttttcttccatttcttccattttttttacgataagaccttagggtcttatcatttggtatcagagcgacaatcCTTGGCATCTCGCTGTAGTGATTGAcgtagctatatatatatatatatatatatatatatatatatatatatatatatatatatatatatatatatatagtatcctTTGCTGCCGCAACCACCGGTCACtattttgaagcatcagcctgacactgttttgattgatacgggtagcactaataattttatggacagaaaAATTGCAAGTCGATTAGCCCAccatattgaagactatgacagatttaaAGTAAAGATTGCTAAAAGATAGATTTTaataaatgttcaaagataaaattgattatacaggggtcAGAAGTGTCTTGCAACAATTACTACACTAAAAAACGGACCTATTGCTTATACTATAAAAAAGTAGAGacctacttacttgatcaatggtttatgatgcgttacagataatatatgactgaagtgctgaaagagaaactcTCCAAgtttgatgctactcagccttgaggataaggctgatttgaagaggaagaAATTGTTATGATACTTTTTTtgagtttttgaataatgtttattgagtctgtttaattCAATTGAGCatgtttggtttagttagagttagatagagatttatttaatatttatttattattaagagtccaagtcctagtgaatcctaggtggaactctataactcTTTctttcaatcaatcaatgaaatgttattctggACAAACCCCAGgtgatcgatcccctcgaagcgatcaaggagatcgatcccctcgaagcgatcaaggagattGATCCCCTTAAAATGATCAtccctttttcttttatttttatcattacttTTATGATAAGACCTAAGATCTTATCAGGTACAGTATTCTGTGTCCTTCGATCAGGACAGACACCAATAAttgcctttctttttctttctataaaACTCGTTTGAATTACAATCATGGCATGCATAAAAGATGTCAGTCTATTTTAGTGAAATCAAGAAATCAGTACGAAGCAAAAAAAATTTACCTTTTGTTTTGGTTTTTGCTCTTTCCAATACTGTTCTCCTTGTTTAATTCCTCCTCCTTTTATTCTTTCTTGGTTTGATACATAATTTCAAActgattaaaataaatttaaacttgctccaaaattttaattaattaattttaaatattttcccAGAGCatttatatttttagaaaataattttataaagaaTTCTAAATTTGTTaagtatattattaatttaattcatTAGTATGGAGCTCTGTCCCCAAAAAAAACtgtgatttaaaaaaataagagCTCTGTGAAACAGAAAGGAAACAAATTGCTTTTtgcgggaaaaaaaaaagggcaaaaaACTGAAACTTTTCTCAGGAATATATTTTCTTCTCGACATTTTAATATCCCGCAGTTTCTCTTcctagagagagagacagagagagagatggagagggaACCACTGGAGGATGCTTTGCtggggagaaagagagagagggactTAGAGGAGATCAAGAGCGTGAGGCAGTTCATGGAGCATGtgtgggaggagaagaagaagctgTGGTACTTGGCGGGGCCGGCCATCTTCACGTCCATCGCCCAGTACTCCCTGGGCGCCGTCACCCAGATCTTCGCCGGCCACCTCACCACCCTCGAGCTCGACGCCGTCTCCACCGAGAACATGGTCATCGCCGGCCTCGCCTTCGGCATCATGGTACgtcaaccaattccacttcttgatGATGAGAACAAGCAAGTCCTCTAGTCTTACGTCTTACCAGATCGTTTTCCTTCTCCTCCCGCTGTAGTTCGCGTTGAGATCTCATCGATTCAAATCATAAAAGTAATTTTCATCGTGTTATTGGTAGACAGAACTGCATAATTAGATATACACAACAGATGTTAGGGTTCCTTATTGCCACAACCGAAAGAAGAAACATTTCCTTGGGGGAAATTACAACTACCATAACTCTAACAATATGTTGAGTTCATTCTTGTAGACTTGTAGTTGTTAGTTCACTTATCGACCTTTAAATGATCGAGAGCTGCACTTCTAAAATGATGATATCAATTATTGGCGGGAGCAGTTGAAGACTTATGGGTTAGATGAATAAGCTCAGAtctgtctctctctctgtctgtctctctctctgtctctctcttctgGTACTGATTTGCATTGGCGTGAAGACTTTTCTGGGTGTAGATAATAAGCGATTAAAGATCAATGAGGGTTTCAAACTCTAAATGATTTTTGTTAGATGATTATGACATATCGCCATCAAAGCAATGAATTAGGCGTAGAGAATTGTTGGATAAGGTTTTGAACTAATGACTCTCATACCACCTCCAAAAATATCCTTAACATGCCTCAATTCATTCCATGAACTTATGGCATGAGTAGGTTGATAACTTCTCTGCCCTATCTGAAGGTGCGAGGATTGCAATTATTGGATCGCAATCGTTGTGGGCATTTATTCGAGAAAGCCGAATTGCTTTGCTGTCGGCATTTGTCTCACGGGTGTCCTGTTTTACTTTTCTATTGATATCTATGATCACAAATGAGGGATTTTTCTTGTAATAGTGTTTATGCTGTATATATTTGAAACTTTGTTCGGCAAATTCCAGGCAAATTCCAGTTATATGTTTTTTACATTGTGTTGTAGTATTTTTAACAATatgaaaaaaatactataacgcAATACGAATAcattataacataatattttttgtacatttttttataaaattatcttatttATTGTAATTTTTATActatgatatcatatttttaataatataaaaaatactataatacagtgtttttatataattttataaaaatatcagtatTTTTATActgcattataatattttattgaatataatAAAGCATTTGCGAGAAAAATTCTGAAAAATGAAAAGCATTTGCCTACAATATCATCACTAACTTGCATTGCACAATATCAACCTTTTTTTCTCTTCGTCctcttctttttatcctctacatgATTTCACTCATAGCTGGGCATGGGAAGTGCCCTGGAGACACTGTGCGGCCAGGCGTTTGGTGCAAAGCAGCTCCACATGTTGGGGATCTACATGCAGCGGTCATGGGTCATCCTCACGGCGATGTGCATCTGCCTACTGCCCATCTACCTCTTTGCCACCCACATCCTCCTTTTATTCCACCAGGATGCAGAGATCGCAGTGCTTGCAGGGAGATTCTCCCTCTACATGATCCCTCAGTTATTTGCCTATGGACTCAACTTCCCCCTCCAGAAGTTCCTCCAAGCGCAGAGCAAGGTGATGACCATGGCGGTCGTTTCAGCAGTGGCGTTGCTGTTCCACTTGTTCCTCAGCTGGCTTCTCATAGTCCAATTCAAGCTTGGTCTTGTGGGTGCTGCAACTTCGCTTAATGCAGCTTGGTGGGTCGTCGTTGTCGGGCAGTTCATATACGTAGCTTGGGGATACTGCCCCGGTGCTTGGAATGGCTTCAGCTGGGGAGCTTTTAGGGACTTGGGTGCCTTTGCGAGGCTCTCTATTGCTTCTGCAATTATGATGTGGTATGTGTATGATCTTATTtagttagataaaatatattatagatacgaTTAGATTTTAGTTATAATTGTTAGTGAATAAAAATGAAGTCCACTCTTATGATTCCttaagagaaattttttttattattttttctagaTCCTCTCACTTATATATGACAAGACATTTTACGAATCATACAAACCTTCCGATAAATCCCTATTTCGTTAATTATAGTAgttctaaaaataaaaagagatgaAAAGAAGAGTCTAGCATGAAGATCATTATTATATTGCTTCGTGTCATTCGAGCTATCTGGTTGATTATTGTGTTCAAAAGATATGTATATTCTATCTTAGATCTATGATACAAATTTTcgcataataattttatttcatataattgatatcAGAATCATGTTATTGAAATCTAAGTTATCATATATCATTAAAGAAACTAGATCTATTTTGATTTACTTGTGCATTAGATTTAATttgattatatcaaattattatttttattttgattctatgATGCTTACATCTTATGATCCAAATATGCTAAGTCGCTACTATTGGGTCTGTATACATTGTTTAATCCCTAGGTTTTCATGAAGGATCTATGAACAACGGAAGGATAAAGATGTCGAACGAAAGGATATGTAGAATTGTATTAGTAGGTCGTTGCTAGAAACACTGCTTTGGATAGCAGTGCGAGCGTCAGACATTAACACTATAGGATAACTGTAAGGATACTAGTTTAGGATGGCAATCACATAAGGTTGAGCAATATAGTGGTGGTTCCATTGCATTGTGCAAGCGACACTGTTGCTTGCAACAACACTTCTACGAGTGCTGGATGATAGCACCAATGCTAGATATCGGTATTGCTACTAGGTGCAACGAATAGCGCTGCAACTAGGCGATGGCACATGATGAAAGCGATTGTAATCGATGACATGGTAAGGGGTGACGATTGCTTAGCTATGCAATGATGGTCGACGATGCTTAGCAAAGTGGTTTGACAGCTTCGCAGCACAACAACAATTGTACAACAACAAAC
The DNA window shown above is from Musa acuminata AAA Group cultivar baxijiao chromosome BXJ2-4, Cavendish_Baxijiao_AAA, whole genome shotgun sequence and carries:
- the LOC135609561 gene encoding ATP-dependent zinc metalloprotease FTSH 1, chloroplastic-like; its protein translation is MASASHLLTSTLFGIRLRPKSTPNPSLLLLPRRTNSIRSLLDRNKNSNDNRLTLSPSVAAAAAFLLSSLPPVAIAEDVAPVPPPTSPPAVQFDAASKPDNPFAQSLLTAPRPQTSSDLPEGSQWRYSEFLDAVKKGKVERVRFSKDGGVLQLTAVDGRRAAVIVPNDPDLIDILAMNGVDISVSEGDAGNGLFNFIGNLIFPFLAFAGLFFLFRRSQGGPGGGPGGLGGPMDFGRSKSKFQEVPETGVTFADVAGADQAKLELQEVVDFLKNPDKYTALGAKIPKGCLLVGPPGTGKTLLARAVAGEAGVPFFSCAASEFVELFVGVGASRVRDLFEKAKAKAPCIVFIDEIDAVGRQRGAGLGGGNDEREQTINQLLTEMDGFSGNSGVIVLAATNRPDVLDSALLRPGRFDRQVTVDRPDVAGRVKILQVHSRGKALAKDVDFEKIARRTPGFTGADLQNLMNEAAILAARRDLKEISKDEISDALERIIAGPEKKNAVVSDEKKKLVAYHEAGHALVGALMPEYDPVAKISIIPRGQAGGLTFFAPSEERLESGLYSRSYLENQMAVALGGRVAEEVIFGQENVTTGASNDFMQVSRVARQMVERFGFSKKIGQVAIGGSGGNPFLGQQMSTQKDYSMATADVVDAEVRELVERAYSRAKQIITMHSDILHKLAQLLIEKETVDGDEFMSLFIDGKAELYVA
- the LOC135609562 gene encoding protein DETOXIFICATION 33-like, which translates into the protein MEREPLEDALLGRKRERDLEEIKSVRQFMEHVWEEKKKLWYLAGPAIFTSIAQYSLGAVTQIFAGHLTTLELDAVSTENMVIAGLAFGIMLGMGSALETLCGQAFGAKQLHMLGIYMQRSWVILTAMCICLLPIYLFATHILLLFHQDAEIAVLAGRFSLYMIPQLFAYGLNFPLQKFLQAQSKVMTMAVVSAVALLFHLFLSWLLIVQFKLGLVGAATSLNAAWWVVVVGQFIYVAWGYCPGAWNGFSWGAFRDLGAFARLSIASAIMMCLEFWFYMFLIVLAGNLRNAQVAVAAISICINLYGWEMMVFFGFNAAISVRISNELGAGRPRAAKFSILVVIMSSVVFGLVFFSLVLVLQDVYGVPFTNSPDVVAAVTDLAVVFAFTLLLSSVQPVLTGVAVGAGWQTLVAYINLGCYYLVGIPVGCLLAYYFDLGVKGMWSGMLTGVGLQTLVLIGVTVGTNWDKEAMEAESRIKKWGGSVDEPTNKD